A stretch of Lactuca sativa cultivar Salinas chromosome 6, Lsat_Salinas_v11, whole genome shotgun sequence DNA encodes these proteins:
- the LOC111901139 gene encoding glutathione peroxidase 1, which produces MATQPASEKKTLYDFTVKDAKGNDVDLSVYKGKVLLIVNVASKCGLTNDNYAELNQIYLKYKEKGFEILAFPCNQFGAQEPGTNEEIADFVCTRFKSEFPIFDKIDVNGDNTAPVYKFLKTGFYGILGGDVQWNFAKFLVDKNGQPVDRYYPTTSPFTVERDIQKHLGLL; this is translated from the exons ATGGCGACCCAACCCGCTTCCGAAAAGAAAACCCTCTACGATTTCACAGTCAAG GATGCCAAGGGTAATGATGTAGACCTCAGCGTTTACAAGGGAAAGGTTTTACTCATTGTTAATGTCGCATCCAAATG TGGGCTTACAAATGACAACTATGCTGAACTGAATCAAATCTATTTGAAGTACAAGGAGAAAG GATTTGAAATTTTGGCATTTCCATGCAATCAATTTGGAGCTCAAGAACCAGGAACCAATGAAGAGATTGCTGACTTTGTTTGCACCAGATTCAAATCAGAATTTCCCATCTTTGACAAG ATTGATGTAAACGGTGACAATACTGCACCAGTTTACAAGTTCTTGAAAACTGGCTTCTATGGAATTCTTGGAGGAGATGTTCAATGGAACTTTGCCAAGTTCTTGGTTGATAAAAACGGGCAGCCTGTTGATCGATACTACCCCACCACATCACCTTTTACAGTCGAG AGAGATATTCAGAAACACTTGGGTCTCCTTTAG
- the LOC111901140 gene encoding probable phospholipid hydroperoxide glutathione peroxidase encodes MSCSSARVFNNLITQRILVFNSRPLSNSLKISSVSSISLPIGSKRSWFSTRFCNTKRTPVVNFSSMATQSKQSVYDFTVKNAKGQDVDLSTFRGKVLLIVNVASQCGLTNSNYPELTTLYQKYKDQGFEILAFPCNQFNGQEPGSNEEIQDFVCTRFKAEYPVFGKVDVNGKTSEPLYTFLRSSKGGLLGDSIKWNFTKFLVDKEGKVVDRYAPTTAPLSIEKDIKKLLGVA; translated from the exons ATGTCTTGTTCATCAGCTCGTGTGTTCAATAATCTTATCACCCAAAGAATTCTAGTCTTTAATTCGAGACCCCTTTCAAATTCTCTCAAAATTTCATCTGTTTCTTCGATCTCTCTTCCAATAGGTTCAAAAAGATCGTGGTTTTCCACCAGATTCTGCAATACCAAAAGAACGCCAGTGGTAAATTTCAGCTCAATGGCCACTCAATCGAAGCAATCAGTTTACGACTTCACCGTTAag AACGCAAAGGGACAAGATGTGGATCTCAGCACTTTCAGAGGAAAAGTCTTGCTGATTGTTAATGTCGCATCACAATG tggtttaacgaactctaatTACCCTGAGCTGACAACCTTGTATCAGAAGTACAAGGACCAAG GTTTTGAGATTCTTGCATTTCCATGCAATCAGTTTAATGGGCAAGAACCAGGGAGTAATGAAGAAATCCAGGATTTCGTTTGCACTCGATTCAAAGCCGAGTATCCTGTCTTTGGAAAG GTTGATGTGAACGGAAAAACGTCAGAACCTTTGTACACCTTCTTGAGGTCAAGCAAAGGAGGACTTCTTGGTGACAGTATTAAGTGGAACTTCACAAAGTTTCTAGTTGACAAAGAAGGAAAGGTTGTTGATCGTTATGCTCCCACCACTGCTCCTCTAAGCATTGAG AAGGATATAAAGAAGTTGCTTGGTGTTGCTTAA